The proteins below are encoded in one region of Oncorhynchus kisutch isolate 150728-3 linkage group LG14, Okis_V2, whole genome shotgun sequence:
- the LOC109904597 gene encoding homeobox protein Nkx-2.8-like: MAGAAKFSFSVRSILDLPENDAETVQPSTGNSCSSSPYSSWMDSDRTPCLFSDESSLETAPDSTKSDESSPDSEAEKKKCRVLFSKAQTFELERRFRQQRYLSAPEREQIAHILRLTPTQIKIWFQNHRYKMKRSRAEGTSQDINQPSMLRRVVVPILVRDGKPYQTCFIDTEKGGCLGPTTFPGTPFSFGYQSFQHPSPFSLPQQYQHFASPAASRHTFAWRDFLNDSAQFSAFT; the protein is encoded by the exons ATGGCTGGTGCTGCAAAGTTCAGTTTTTCCGTGAGGAGCATCCTGGATTTGCCTGAAAATGACGCAGAGACAGTGCAGCCCTCCACCGGTAACTCCTGCTCCAGCTCCCCTTACTCCTCCTGGATGGACAGCGACCGGACCCCTTGTCTCT TTTCAGATGAGAGCAGCCTGGAGACTGCCCCAGACTCAACCAAGTCAGATGAGTCTTCTCCGGACTCAGAGGCCGAGAAGAAGAAGTGCCGCGTGCTCTTCTCCAAGGCCCAGACCTTCGAGCTCGAGAGGCGTTTCCGTCAGCAGCGCTATCTGTCAGCACCAGAGCGCGAGCAGATTGCCCATATTCTCCGCCTGACGCCGACGCAGATTAAGATCTGGTTCCAGAACCACCGGTACAAAATGAAGAGGTCACGAGCGGAGGGAACGTCACAAGACATAAACCAACCGTCTATGTTGCGCAGAGTAGTGGTACCCATCCTAGTTCGGGATGGCAAGCCGTATCAGACCTGTTTCATTGACACGGAGAAAGGAGGCTGTCTTGGACCGACCACATTCCCGGGTACACCCTTTAGTTTTGGGTACCAGTCTTTCCAGCATCCGTCGCCGTTCTCTCTACCTCAACAATACCAGCACTTTGCCAGCCCGGCAGCATCCAGACACACCTTTGCTTGGAGAGACTTTCTGAACGACTCAGCTCAATTCAGTGCTTTTACGTGA
- the LOC109903231 gene encoding homeobox protein Nkx-2.1 encodes MSLKELSVELRDRIVLRHRSGEGYQKSPRTMSMSPRHTTPFSVSDILSPLEESYKKVSMENNNLGSPLASYRQPQVSQAMMQQHHMGHNGTVSAAYHMTATGVSQLSHTAMGGYCNGNLGNMSDLTPYQDGMRGSATAAGWYGANTDPRFSTISRFMGSSSGMNMGSMGSLGSLVDVGKGMGPLSSTPRRKRRVLFSQAQVYELERRFKQQKYLSAPEREHLASMIHLTPTQVKIWFQNHRYKMKRQAKDKVSQQQMQQDSSSCQQHSPRRVAVPVLVKDGKPCQGSAHTPTTTVQTHHQQGANVMIMSSNGSGLGQHQSQQVGSADHSPDLAQHSASPPSLQTQVAGLSHLNSSSAEYGTALQCSALLYGRTW; translated from the exons atgagtttgaaggaattgtccgtggagctccgagacaggattgtgttgaggcacagatctggggaagggtaccaaaaaag CCCAAGAACAATGTCGATGAGCCCTAGGCATACGACTCCTTTTTCTGTTTCCGATATCTTGAGTCCTCTTGAGGAGAGCTACAAGAAAGTAAGTATGGAGAATAACAACTTGGGGTCACCTCTCGCGTCGTACCGGCAGCCGCAGGTGTCTCAGGCGATGATGCAGCAGCACCACATGGGCCATAACGGGACGGTGTCCGCGGCATACCATATGACTGCGACGGGAGTGTCCCAGCTGTCACACACCGCAATGGGGGGCTACTGTAACGGCAACCTGGGGAACATGAGCGACCTGACGCCCTACCAGGACGGCATGAGAGGCAGCGCCACGGCCGCTGGCTGGTACGGAGCCAACACAGACCCGCGATTCTCCACGA TCTCGCGCTTCATGGGCTCTTCTTCGGGCATGAACATGGGCAGTATGGGCAGCCTTGGCTCGCTAGTAGACGTGGGGAAAGGCATGGGCCCGCTCTCGAGCACCCCGAGAAGGAAGAGGCGCGTGCTGTTCTCTCAGGCTCAGGTCTACGAGCTCGAGCGGCGATTCAAACAACAGAAGTACCTATCCGCGCCTGAGAGAGAACACCTGGCGAGCATGATCCACCTCACCCCGACCCAGGTCAAAATCTGGTTTCAGAACCACCGATATAAAATGAAGAGGCAAGCGAAGGACAAAGTTTCGCAGCAGCAGATGCAACAGGACAGTAGTTCCTGTCAGCAGCATTCCCCTCGGCGGGTGGCTGTGCCTGTGTTAGTGAAAGACGGCAAGCCATGCCAAGGCAGTGCCCACACTCCCACCACTACTGTCCAGACACACCACCAACAAGGTGCCAATGTTATGATCATGTCCAGTAACGGTTCAGGCCTAGGTCAGCACCAGAGCCAACAGGTGGGTAGTGCAGATCACTCTCCAGACCTAGCACAACACTCCGCCAGCCCACCGTCTCTCCAGACCCAGGTAGCCGGCCTCTCTCACCTGAACTCCTCCAGCGCCGAGTACGGGACGGCCCTGCAGTGCTCTGCTCTGTTATATGGCAGGACATGGTGA